In the genome of Montipora foliosa isolate CH-2021 chromosome 3, ASM3666993v2, whole genome shotgun sequence, one region contains:
- the LOC137994956 gene encoding uncharacterized protein produces the protein MTSLIILNLMLFILIILMTNMQAKLIDQKTEINVGDELDKNDATVVQDENQMVRPRRSLVSPKTIPGCYKQFVAGNQPPSGFRLDHTNIMYICQQVPGDPTKTFFYSTMFDVGYGIPIYSAYVVSKADASKIGTITRKDLGGDNWRQEAGLAKQASDLTYDPQKTYDKGHLLPAQTYSFTKPHMISTFTYTNAVPQVSGFNTGQWRQYENKIREYATSECSPKGGDLYLITGISEVNLQQKAGKLEAIQKIPLQDLGAKTAPKVSIPRSMWTAGCCIVPSIGAVGSFAVIGNNLKTTKVESLKMTALQDFLLIGVNGFGDTAIKLFPANPKCSDPVKDVNLNKRKAT, from the exons ATGACTTCCCTCATCATACTTAATCTCATGTtattcattttgattattttgaTGACCAACATGCAAGCCAAACTAATTGACCAGAAGACTGAGATAAACG TGGGAGATGAGTTGGACAAGAATGATGCTACGGTTGTTCAGGACGAAAATCAAATGGTCAGACCACGAAGATCGTTGGTCTCCCCAAAAACCATCCCGGGTTGCTACAAACAATTTGTCGCTGGCAACCAGCCTCCATCTGGCTTCCGACTGGACCACACGAACATCATGTATATCTGTCAACAAGTTCCTGGTGATCCCACTAAGACTTTCTTCTATTCAACCATGTTTGATGTTGGCTACGGGATACCAATATATTCCGCCTACGTCGTATCTAAAGCAGATGCCAGCAAGATTGGTACCATAACGAGAAAAGACCTCGGTGGGGACAATTGGAGACAAGAAGCGG GCCTAGCAAAACAAGCAAGCGATTTGACGTACGATCCTCAAAAGACCTACGATAAAGGTCATCTTCTCCCTGCACAGACATACTCCTTCACTAAACCGCACATGATCTCAACTTTCACCTACACAAACGCTGTTCCACAGGTTTCAGGATTTAACACCGGCCAGTGGCGTCAGTATGAAAATAAGATAAGAGAATATGCTACGAGCGAGTGTAGTCCGAAAGGCGGGGACCTGTACCTAATCACTGGCATCTCAGAGGTTAACCTTCAGCAAAAGGCGGGTAAGCTAGAAGCGATTCAGAAAATACCACTTCAAGACCTTGGAGCTAAGACCGCCCCTAAAGTCAGCATTCCTAGATCTATGTGGACAGCCGGCTGTTGCATCGTTCCTTCTATCGGTGCAGTGGGATCTTTTGCTGTGATCGGAAATAATCTTAAGACCACCAAAGTAGAGTCGTTGAAGATGACTGCGCTGCAAGACTTCCTTCTTATTGGAGTTAACGGTTTTGGAGATACAGCCATCAAATTGTTTCCGGCAAACCCCAAATGCTCTGACCCAGTGAAGGACGTCAATTTGAACAAACGAAAGGCAACCTAG